In one window of Tumebacillus algifaecis DNA:
- a CDS encoding methylated-DNA--[protein]-cysteine S-methyltransferase — MEATSDAIVYWSLLVYDQWRLYLAATSKGLCYVGSSQKPFEELSRFVARRMPQYRLVQDEAILQPYADELVEFLQGKRLRLDQPFDCHGTPFQRAVWNALCEIPYGQTRSYSELAEHIHKPSAVRAVGTAIGANPLLLAIPCHRVIGKNGALTGYRGGIEMKKQLLQLEHDALSHDRLAWQV; from the coding sequence ATGGAAGCGACATCTGATGCAATTGTCTATTGGTCTTTGTTGGTTTACGATCAGTGGCGCCTCTATCTCGCGGCCACCTCGAAAGGGCTCTGCTATGTCGGCTCCTCGCAAAAGCCCTTTGAAGAGTTATCCCGCTTTGTGGCCCGACGAATGCCACAGTACAGGTTGGTGCAGGATGAAGCGATCTTGCAACCTTATGCGGATGAACTGGTCGAGTTCCTTCAAGGGAAACGCCTGCGCCTGGACCAGCCTTTCGATTGTCACGGGACGCCCTTTCAACGCGCCGTCTGGAACGCCTTGTGCGAAATCCCCTACGGACAAACTCGTTCCTATTCGGAGCTAGCAGAACACATCCACAAGCCGTCTGCCGTGCGCGCAGTCGGAACGGCCATCGGTGCCAATCCACTCTTGCTGGCCATCCCCTGTCATCGCGTGATCGGGAAAAATGGTGCGCTGACCGGATACAGAGGCGGCATAGAAATGAAAAAACAATTGCTCCAGTTGGAACACGACGCGTTATCGCACGATCGGTTGGCCTGGCAGGTCTAA
- a CDS encoding formylglycine-generating enzyme family protein, with translation MSTQKGLSQVEVKSFLLAPVPVTKEFYFTIMQPSVGSIDEPQAPVVEVSWNDAILFCNLLSQHSGLKECYLVSDDGENVVCDWEADGYRLPTEAEWQYACKAGTSGYRYGELDDIAWYQDNSEGRAHQVGKKLPNVWGLYDMLGNVWEWCWDLYDVKVYGSYRIFRGGSWAEEERGCGATCRRRSHPTFRIDDLGFRLARSL, from the coding sequence CTGTCTACACAAAAGGGATTATCTCAGGTTGAGGTGAAATCTTTTTTGCTTGCACCGGTTCCCGTTACGAAAGAGTTCTATTTCACGATCATGCAACCATCAGTTGGGTCTATTGATGAACCTCAGGCTCCGGTTGTGGAAGTCTCATGGAATGATGCGATCTTATTTTGCAATTTGCTTTCACAGCACTCGGGTCTAAAGGAATGTTACTTGGTAAGTGATGATGGTGAGAACGTCGTCTGTGACTGGGAGGCTGATGGGTATCGTCTTCCTACGGAAGCGGAATGGCAGTATGCGTGTAAAGCAGGAACAAGTGGTTATCGGTATGGAGAGCTTGATGACATCGCTTGGTATCAAGACAATTCTGAGGGCAGGGCACATCAGGTAGGGAAAAAGCTACCGAATGTGTGGGGGCTCTATGATATGTTAGGGAATGTTTGGGAGTGGTGCTGGGATTTATACGATGTGAAAGTATACGGCTCCTACAGAATTTTCCGCGGTGGAAGCTGGGCGGAAGAGGAGCGGGGCTGTGGGGCGACTTGTCGCCGCCGTAGTCACCCAACATTTCGAATCGATGATCTTGGCTTTCGACTTGCCAGATCTCTATAA
- a CDS encoding DUF72 domain-containing protein, which translates to MLLFGLSGWKHHAAVIGGEKLSEYSVHFPIVESESSFYAVQPMRNYEKWANETPPDFGFVIKAYQGMTGHLRGKHPFADTAAMFEAFIGSLAPLIAAKKLKMVLFQYPPWFECNRRNVDALRYTKDKMGDLPVALEFRHQSWFAVGMRDKTLQFMEREGWIHSICDEPQAGQGSVPTVLHATHPDLTLVRFHGRNLSGWSGEGKEDESWRDVRYLYRYSMEELAEWKANLLALQKATKEICVIFNNNSGKDAAPNAKELMRLLGIEYRGEAPGQINLFDSML; encoded by the coding sequence CTGTTGCTGTTCGGCTTGTCAGGCTGGAAACATCATGCGGCTGTGATCGGCGGAGAAAAACTCAGCGAGTATTCGGTCCATTTTCCGATCGTCGAATCGGAGAGTTCGTTCTACGCGGTGCAGCCGATGCGCAATTATGAGAAGTGGGCGAACGAAACGCCGCCCGATTTTGGTTTTGTGATCAAAGCGTATCAAGGGATGACTGGTCACCTGCGGGGCAAGCATCCCTTTGCCGACACAGCGGCCATGTTTGAGGCGTTTATCGGCTCCTTGGCCCCATTGATCGCGGCAAAAAAGTTAAAAATGGTCCTCTTTCAGTACCCGCCGTGGTTTGAATGCAACCGCCGCAATGTCGATGCCCTGCGCTACACCAAAGACAAGATGGGCGATCTACCCGTGGCATTGGAGTTTCGGCATCAGAGCTGGTTTGCGGTCGGCATGCGCGACAAGACGTTGCAGTTCATGGAGCGGGAAGGCTGGATTCACTCGATCTGCGATGAACCGCAGGCGGGCCAGGGCTCGGTGCCGACCGTGTTGCATGCAACTCATCCAGACCTTACGTTGGTGCGCTTTCATGGGCGGAATCTGAGCGGCTGGTCGGGCGAAGGCAAGGAAGACGAATCGTGGCGGGATGTGCGGTATCTGTATCGCTATAGCATGGAAGAGCTTGCAGAATGGAAAGCAAACCTGCTCGCTTTGCAGAAGGCCACGAAGGAGATCTGCGTCATTTTTAACAACAACTCGGGCAAAGATGCTGCGCCAAACGCCAAGGAATTGATGCGGCTACTTGGCATCGAGTATAGAGGGGAAGCGCCCGGGCAGATCAATCTGTTCGATTCGATGCTGTAA
- a CDS encoding DNA-3-methyladenine glycosylase family protein — protein sequence MKTNPLAQEPSIIAGGCWEDNGQEIKLGVPKEYSFAENLRYLSKSPNECLFQIKDQKIYRALAIEDETPILEISMEHERVLTIRFLAGTAPTRQSVRLEVARYVSEWFDLETDLLPFYALAQSDVLLQRAVESFYGLRMIGIPDFFEAICWGIIGQQINLPFAYTLKRRLVESYGRRVHGDGTDYWLFPTPQAIAALSVHDLAGLQMTTRKSEYLIGVAQLIVAGRLSKELLSGAEEKQAEKMLTSIRGIGPWTANYVLMRCLHVPSAFPIDDVGLHNAIKYVLGTDQKPTKEEIRQFALPWKNWESYATFYLWRFLY from the coding sequence ATGAAAACGAATCCACTTGCGCAAGAGCCATCCATCATAGCGGGAGGCTGTTGGGAAGACAATGGGCAAGAGATCAAGTTGGGTGTGCCCAAAGAATACAGCTTTGCCGAAAATTTGCGATACCTGTCCAAATCTCCAAACGAATGCTTGTTTCAGATCAAAGATCAAAAGATCTATCGCGCCCTCGCGATCGAAGATGAAACGCCGATTCTGGAAATCAGCATGGAGCACGAGCGCGTGTTGACCATACGCTTTTTGGCGGGCACTGCCCCGACCCGCCAATCGGTGCGGCTCGAGGTCGCGCGCTATGTCAGCGAGTGGTTCGATTTGGAGACAGACTTGCTTCCGTTTTATGCGTTGGCCCAATCGGATGTTCTGTTGCAACGGGCAGTCGAGTCGTTTTATGGGCTGCGGATGATCGGGATTCCCGATTTTTTTGAAGCGATCTGTTGGGGAATCATCGGGCAACAGATCAACCTACCTTTTGCCTATACCTTAAAGCGCCGACTTGTGGAGTCGTATGGCCGTCGAGTACATGGGGACGGCACAGACTATTGGCTGTTTCCGACACCGCAGGCGATCGCCGCCTTGTCGGTTCATGATCTGGCAGGCTTGCAGATGACGACCCGAAAATCGGAATATCTGATTGGCGTCGCCCAACTGATCGTCGCAGGGAGATTGAGTAAAGAGCTTTTGAGTGGCGCTGAGGAGAAGCAGGCGGAAAAGATGCTGACCAGTATCCGCGGCATCGGACCGTGGACGGCCAACTATGTCCTGATGCGCTGTCTGCACGTACCTTCCGCGTTTCCGATCGATGATGTCGGACTGCACAATGCGATCAAATATGTGCTCGGCACCGATCAAAAACCGACGAAAGAGGAGATTCGGCAATTCGCCCTCCCTTGGAAAAATTGGGAATCCTACGCCACCTTTTATCTCTGGCGATTTTTGTACTAA
- a CDS encoding DUF4135 domain-containing protein has product MNQTKMQNHPQRTDQRADARHPETSTTEKMQSAQGHLLQMQRQYGNRATAQFLKAHMAQPLSMQAPIQRDDDPAAKQEIKNGLHQELAAELTQLAQNYYYHSYRFRKQATIDLYLDQKIDTLIAKHGTKNYELIKMSILGELDTLGARQKQILAVIEQTFAAMPKETLTSKNKELIKNALNPPAMSDPFDEANLSDYAITFAQEQSRAILQNLTTIIGRVTADWAQLQAELGLGGALAWIHLTGSDFHNQGQQVCLLEAADGSKAVYKPRSVSPDRAVLGHDTGMFPALNKLSGGRLLLPSMKFIENAQAGYSYVEFQKQETVKDSKSVLNHYYKMGQITVASKLLGANDLHQDNVMSTSAGPNVIDAETSFLPYLWQAESYAETGIQGALKSFTTTGDDLTNNHFVTPTEKATWDSMSDADRKARRLHSFGDFIRERRRNDLTGECNYLAAFEWGVADAVQVIEAKQDEIVKMILTRIGGIKNIRVVPLATQEFTQMIASFQDDLRNGMAADMKMIDHMKSQIVKSLQAKGFQMEGGSDATLGKGLLQDFQIRDTPIFHFEPTTNELTYHHTKVGSHIEWAAPDVLLRKAVGRVAATDVKKLIRELQIGS; this is encoded by the coding sequence ATGAATCAAACTAAAATGCAGAACCATCCGCAAAGAACTGACCAACGAGCAGATGCGCGACACCCCGAGACCTCGACCACCGAGAAAATGCAGTCTGCTCAAGGCCACCTTTTACAGATGCAACGCCAGTACGGGAATCGAGCGACTGCCCAATTTCTGAAAGCGCACATGGCGCAACCGCTTTCGATGCAAGCACCGATTCAACGAGACGATGATCCTGCTGCCAAGCAGGAGATCAAAAATGGCCTGCATCAAGAACTGGCAGCTGAGCTGACCCAATTGGCGCAAAATTATTACTACCATTCGTATCGGTTTCGTAAACAGGCAACGATCGATCTGTATCTCGATCAGAAAATCGACACGCTGATCGCCAAGCACGGCACGAAAAACTACGAGCTGATCAAAATGTCGATCCTAGGTGAGCTCGATACATTGGGTGCGCGCCAAAAGCAGATCTTGGCTGTGATCGAACAGACTTTTGCCGCGATGCCAAAGGAAACGTTGACCAGTAAAAACAAGGAACTGATCAAAAACGCACTCAATCCGCCTGCGATGAGCGACCCGTTCGATGAGGCCAACCTCTCCGATTATGCGATCACGTTTGCACAGGAACAAAGTAGGGCGATCTTGCAGAACCTGACCACGATCATAGGTCGAGTGACAGCAGACTGGGCACAGTTACAGGCTGAACTGGGACTGGGCGGAGCGCTCGCCTGGATTCATCTGACCGGGTCCGATTTTCACAATCAAGGACAGCAGGTCTGTCTCCTCGAAGCGGCAGATGGCTCGAAAGCGGTCTATAAACCGCGAAGTGTCTCGCCCGATCGAGCGGTGCTCGGTCATGACACGGGGATGTTTCCCGCGTTGAACAAGCTAAGCGGTGGCCGCCTGTTACTTCCGTCGATGAAATTTATCGAAAACGCGCAGGCGGGCTATTCCTATGTAGAATTTCAGAAGCAGGAAACGGTGAAAGATTCAAAAAGTGTGTTGAATCATTATTATAAAATGGGGCAAATTACGGTCGCTTCCAAACTGCTAGGTGCCAATGATTTACATCAAGACAACGTGATGAGCACCAGCGCAGGACCGAACGTGATCGATGCGGAAACGTCGTTTTTGCCGTATCTTTGGCAAGCAGAAAGTTATGCCGAGACGGGGATTCAAGGTGCGCTGAAATCGTTTACGACGACCGGAGATGATCTGACGAATAATCATTTTGTCACGCCGACGGAGAAAGCGACTTGGGACAGTATGAGTGACGCTGATCGTAAGGCGCGGAGGTTGCATAGCTTTGGAGATTTTATCCGTGAGCGCAGGCGGAACGACCTGACGGGCGAATGCAACTATTTGGCCGCGTTTGAATGGGGCGTAGCTGATGCTGTGCAAGTGATAGAAGCCAAACAAGATGAAATTGTCAAAATGATCTTGACTCGGATCGGCGGCATCAAAAACATCCGCGTGGTGCCGCTTGCCACGCAAGAGTTTACGCAAATGATCGCCTCGTTTCAAGATGATCTACGCAACGGAATGGCTGCAGATATGAAAATGATCGACCATATGAAAAGTCAGATCGTGAAAAGTTTGCAGGCGAAAGGGTTCCAAATGGAGGGCGGCAGTGATGCGACCTTGGGCAAGGGGCTGTTACAAGACTTCCAAATTCGAGATACGCCGATCTTCCATTTCGAGCCGACGACGAACGAATTGACCTACCATCATACAAAAGTCGGCAGCCATATCGAATGGGCGGCCCCTGATGTGCTGTTACGAAAAGCGGTGGGACGGGTGGCGGCAACCGATGTGAAAAAGTTAATCCGTGAATTACAGATCGGGAGCTAG
- a CDS encoding helix-turn-helix domain-containing protein, with protein MYLEKGMGYKSVASELQIPDHSMVRKWVKNYKTLGAEGLEERRGKTRTPFTGRPRTKKLTLEQEVQKLRAENDFLKKLLLLQRR; from the coding sequence ATGTATTTGGAAAAAGGAATGGGTTATAAATCGGTCGCAAGTGAGCTGCAGATCCCCGACCACAGCATGGTAAGGAAGTGGGTCAAAAACTACAAAACGCTTGGGGCGGAGGGCTTAGAGGAGCGCAGAGGAAAGACGAGAACACCGTTCACTGGTCGTCCGAGAACGAAAAAGCTTACGCTCGAACAAGAAGTGCAAAAGTTGAGAGCGGAGAACGACTTTTTAAAAAAGCTGTTGCTTTTGCAAAGGAGGTGA
- a CDS encoding GNAT family N-acetyltransferase, translated as MIHVPEKFETKRLLIRAPKDQDAQPLYEAICESYELLKPWMPWAQQKPILAETQANIRKARQQFYDREDLRLHLFEKETGALIGCSGLHRLDWKLRKFEIGYWVRATCVGRGLITEAVAGITEFASQKLDANRIEIRTHPDNVRSIKVAERLGFTREGVLRRDHFDMQGELCDTIVFAKVRGVEF; from the coding sequence ATGATCCATGTACCGGAGAAGTTTGAAACGAAGCGACTGTTGATCCGGGCACCGAAAGATCAGGATGCACAGCCGCTATATGAGGCGATATGTGAGAGCTATGAGCTGTTAAAGCCGTGGATGCCGTGGGCGCAGCAGAAACCGATTTTGGCGGAGACGCAGGCCAACATTCGCAAGGCACGGCAGCAGTTTTATGATCGCGAAGATTTGCGCCTCCATCTGTTTGAGAAAGAGACGGGGGCGCTGATCGGCTGTAGCGGGCTGCATCGGCTCGATTGGAAGTTGCGCAAGTTTGAGATCGGGTATTGGGTGCGAGCAACCTGTGTCGGTCGCGGGCTGATCACAGAGGCGGTGGCCGGAATCACCGAGTTCGCAAGTCAGAAGTTGGATGCGAATCGCATTGAGATCCGCACCCATCCCGATAATGTTCGCAGTATCAAAGTGGCGGAGCGCCTCGGCTTTACACGGGAAGGCGTGTTGCGTCGCGACCACTTCGATATGCAAGGTGAACTGTGCGACACGATCGTATTTGCGAAGGTGAGAGGCGTGGAATTTTAG
- a CDS encoding bifunctional transcriptional activator/DNA repair enzyme AdaA → MKDPDVKLTAELPLTEERWQAILCNDACYDDKFIYAVKTTGICCRPSCKSRPPKLENVRIFHNVQAALSAKYRPCKRCKPSGQRLPEEEWVAQITRYIETHYAEPITLEALANLFHGSPYHLHRTFKRITGSTPTAYVQQTRINRAIEQLLTTDRSLSDIACTVGIPNTAYFVTLFKKITGHTPAAYRLINSNLSTEEETDHGSDI, encoded by the coding sequence ATGAAAGATCCTGATGTCAAGTTGACAGCTGAGTTGCCATTGACAGAAGAACGGTGGCAGGCGATCCTGTGCAACGATGCCTGCTACGATGACAAATTTATCTATGCGGTCAAGACCACCGGAATCTGTTGCCGACCGTCTTGCAAATCCAGACCGCCTAAGCTTGAGAATGTGCGGATCTTTCACAACGTACAAGCCGCGCTGTCAGCGAAATACCGCCCCTGCAAACGGTGCAAACCGAGCGGCCAGCGTTTGCCCGAAGAAGAGTGGGTTGCACAAATAACGCGATACATCGAGACCCATTACGCGGAACCGATCACATTGGAAGCCTTGGCGAATCTGTTTCATGGCAGCCCCTATCATCTGCACCGCACCTTCAAACGGATCACCGGTTCTACCCCAACAGCCTATGTCCAACAGACGAGAATCAACCGAGCGATCGAGCAATTGCTCACCACCGATCGCTCCCTTTCAGATATCGCGTGCACAGTCGGCATCCCCAACACGGCGTATTTTGTCACGTTGTTTAAGAAGATCACAGGTCATACGCCGGCTGCGTATCGCCTGATCAACAGCAATCTCAGCACCGAGGAGGAAACGGATCATGGAAGCGACATCTGA